CAAAGGCCGTTGGATATGTTGATATAACCCAGATGAATAAGCTAGACGAATAATAAAGCCATGTAATAGGAACACGTATAGTGTCCGCCGACCTAATTCAGTTATGCGACTAGCATACATAGGGACCCAAGCGAGAAATGCAGCTGCCGAGATGAATTGCAAGAGATATAGAGCTATACGAAAGACACCAGAAAACCATCCATAAGATTCTAATTGCATATAAGTCATGCTTCCAAATAGCCAACCTTCGGGTAGATTCAATCCCCATAATCCTAGAATAACAAAGATACCCATAGATACGAATGCAGCGCCAAGTCTTTTTTCAAAAGTGAAAAAGTTCAAAAATTTCTCGAAATTAAGGTAGTGTCCGATTAAAAAGAATGGTAAATAAACAAAGGTCCGACTTACACTGAGCCACACGCCATCAAGTTGTAGGTATCCCACCATTACGCCCAAAATCAGAGAAATTATGATCTGATGAATAGGTGATAATTTATACATAGCTAGAGTTAACAAACGCCAAAAGAAGTGGCTAACCAGAAACCATAGCAATAGATAAGGGGCGAAGAAGGAGTGAGTAATAGATCCCATATGAAAGATAGTAATATCCAATAAAGAATAGAGGGACTGAAAAATAACATATTGTATACATATTTGAATTAATATTTCTCGTCCAATCGTACCATGTAGCTTAGCTTTAGAGAAATATCCTGTAACCAGTACAAATAGGGGCATATGAAAAGTGAGAATCCACAAGAATAGTTGATGTACCCCAGTCATTTCTTTAATTAAAGGTTCAATGGCATTGCCAACAAAAACAGTTACAATAAGTAGGAAACGTAAATTGAGAAAATAGGTTTCTCCCCGTTTTTCAAGAGTATTATCCATTGTAATTTCCTCCAGTAGCCTATCCAAAGGCGCTAATTCTCTAGAATGCTTCTCTTTATTTATCTACAATTTTAAATTACTATGCTTAACCGTTTTTAATTGTGATTTATATCACGAATGTAAGCGGTGTCACTTCAATTAGTTGTGTCTATCTATTGAATAGATTGAATACCACATACATTGACAATTTTTAACTGTCGTTCAACAATGGAATTAAATCAACGAAAGATAGTCTAAAGAGGTAAAAATGGAAGGGGGGACTGGATTGCCAATACTTCATGCAGGAATTCATCGAGTGTCTTGCGAAGGCATATTATTTGATAAAGACGGTACGTTGTTCGATTTTATGACTTTGTGGGGAGGTTGGGCAGATTCTGTATTGCAAAGAATGGAAGAAAAACTTACGCTAATCGGAGCTGAATACACAGGGGATAAACAATTCATACTTGGGACTGTACATAATGAGACAGGAAAGCTGTATAATTATGATACGAAAGGCCCTCTTGCTATGGCGACTACAGAGGAGACCATTGGGATATTAGCTTGGCAATTATACCACGCAGGAGTTCCATGGAATGAAGCTACTATGGAGGCATCGTATATTTGTAAAAGCGCTATGGAAGATGTTAAACAACGGAAACCAGCCCATCCCATGCCGGGATTACTAAATTTTTTGCTTCATTGCCGTGATTCCTCTTTGAAAATAGGGGTGGTCACATCTGATGACACTTCTTCTGCTATTGAGCAACTTCAATGGATTGGCTTGAAAGATTTCTTTCAAGTCATCATTGGCCGCGATCAAGTGAGCCAGAGTAAGCCGCATCCTGAAATGGTGGAGAAGGCAGGGATAATTCTTGGACTTCGACCAGAGCAAATGGTTCTTATTGGGGACAGTAACGGAGATATGCAGATGGCGAAGAACGCAGGGATAAGCTTGGCAATTGGGATTACTAATAGGAGCGACGGAGAAGATTACTTGCTTGATGCTGATGTGCTCATTACTAGCTATGATGAATTACAACTGAAATGATAAATGTGGAGGTAAATATAGAAATGCAAAAAATTGAAACCTTAGCTTCGTGGATTCAAGAAAGTGAGCGTATTGTTTTTTTTGGAGGAGCGGGAACTTCGACAGAGAGTGGGATTCCTGATTTTCGTTCAGCAGCAGGGTTGTATCAAAGTGAACAGCACTCACCGTACCCACCTGAGGAGATGCTAAGTCATCATTTTTTTGTAGAGCGTCCTGAGGTATTTTATGATTTCTACCGCACCAAAATGATTCATAAGGATGCTAAACCGAACACTTGCCATCATTTACTAGCTACTCTTGAGCAGCGGGGGCAGTTGAAAAGTATCATTACACAGAATATTGACGGGCTTCATCAAAAGGCTGGAAGTTCAAGGGTATTAGAATTACATGGTTCCATTCATCGCAATTATTGTATGGGATGCGCACATTTCTATGATTTGGACACCATTATTGAAAGTGTAGACTTAGTTCCTCGTTGTACCTCATGTAATTCAGTGATTAAGCCTGATGTGGTACTGTATGAAGAATCTTTAGATCAGACTATTCTTTATGAGGCTATGGAAGCGATCTCTAGCGCGGATTTGATTATTGTTGGTGGGACCTCGTTAACTGTGCAGCCAGCAGCGCAGCTAGTATCATATTATCAAGGAAATCGGTCTGTGCTACTGAACATCGATGCTACGCCTTATGATCATCGAGCAGACCTTCATATCTCACATAAAATTGGAGAAGTCATGGATCAAGTGAGTCGTATACTTGGACAATAATGAAGAAGGTTGAAGCCTGATTGTAATATTTATTCCTGGAATTAGAGAGGTGGATCATAATGGTATATACAGCAAATGAAGAAAGATATACTTCCATGAAATACAATCGTGTCGGGCGTTCGGGTCTGAACTTCCAGCAGTCTCTTTAGGTCTTTGGCATAATTTTGGTGGGGGTAATACATTTGTGCCTCTGTCTTTTTGAATGAGGACAATATTACGCCGGAAGTACTTCGTAAATTGCATGCACTGAATCAATTAGCAGCTACTAGAGGTCAGAGCTTAGCCCAGTTAGCACTATCTTGGGCATTACGTGGTAACAAATTGACATCCGTATTGATTGGAGCAAGTCGTGTTAGCCAGATTGAGGATAATGTGGCAGCTCTAAATAATCTTGAGTTCACAAGTGAAGAGCTCGATCGTATCGAGTCGATTCTTAAAACAGAGAACTAATTCCATTCTAAAGAGACATTCCTAAAGTCATATGGCTTGGGAATGTCTCTTTATTTGCTATATGGAAAAGGAAACTTATTTATCTGTTAGGGAGTATAGCTCTGATCTGCTTCAGCGCCTCCTCATAGTACTCCTCATTCTGATAGTACTCTGTAAAGTAATGCTCGAACCGCTCTAGCATTGCGCCGGCTCCTCTTGCGGTAAACCGTGCATACTGCGGTAATATAAAATCATATAACACGCGCCGCTTATCCGTGCGGATATCCTGTTCTGTTAGACCGCGTCCAATGAAATTCTGTAAGATGCGTTGGTAGCTGTCAATGAATACACGCCCAAAGTTGTAGCCGGTGGACTCATTGCCAGCATAAGTGAACATATGGCTATGAATGATACAGAATTTAGGATTATGCTCCAGTAAAGTGTACTGCCAATAGATTTGATTGAATGATGAATCAAGAAACAGCGTCCGATCATGCAATAATCCCCAATCCTCTCGGCGGAGAATAGTACCTGAGATGAATGAAGCATAAATAGAGGACGCGGTAAGATAGGAAGCTAACCCTTCTCCGGTCTCTACTTTAACTTGACCACCTTCTCCCAGCAGATCAATGTGAAAGACGGCGCAATCTTTATGGGTGTGAAGAATATGGAGTAGAGGAATAAGTGATCCTGCTACATAGAAGTCATCGTCGCCTTGAATTTTAATGAATTTCCCCTTCCCTTGCTCTAGTACATGTAGAATATTAGAATCTGCACCGATATTGTCCTGATTTCGTTCATAGAATAAATTCGTATAGGAAGCTTGATATCGTTCCACAACTTCCTGTGTAGTGTCAGTGGAAGCATTATCGGAAATACGAACTTCGATTAAATCCGTATTTCCTATTTGAGAATAGATAGACTCTAGGCATCTTGCTAGATCTTCTGCGCGATTATAGGTCGGGATACAGATGGATAGAAGGGGCTGATCGCGTCGTTTGTTAAGTAAGTGATTGGCTTCTTCAAGATCTCGGACCCGAACCCATTCACTTGAGCCAGGATCATAAACTTTAAGTAAACGGGCAGGGGAACCACCAACGACACAATAATCAGGTACATCGCGAACAACGACACTGTTTGCTGAAACAACGCTACCTTTGCCGATGGTTACATTTCCTACAATAACTGCATTAGCCCCCACCCATGCGCCTTCTCCAATAATGATGGAAGCTGTAGTTGTGGTAATTCCCTGTGAATGAATAGGAATACCAACCTCTCGGTATTGATGGTCGGTATCAGACAAATACACGTTGGGGCCAATTAACACATTGGCTTCTAATTCTACGTGGTTAACGGCAGATATAATCAGGCCTAGATTACATTGGCAACCGTCACCAATCAAGATTTTGGGAGAGGGCCCTATGCCAGGTGAGATGATGTTGAACCAATAGTGCGCTCGGATAAATACATTACTTCCAATGGATACTTCTTCGGGGTACACAAACTGTCCACCCTCCTGTACATATGTATGGGTTCCAAATCGATAGAAACGGGCAGCGAGTTGTTCCGTAATAAAGACCATTTTTATCCCCCTATTCCAAAAAGTTAAATCCTTTTCCGGATTTCTTACATATATATATACATACAGCTTGATTGAATTAAAGATTACGCTCTCTAGGTCGCCTTTAATTCATTCTATACAGATAGATTGAATTAAAGATTACGCTCCTTAGGTCGCCTTTAATTCAATCTATACAGTTAAGAAGTTTATGTTTCCTTCTCATATTCATGCCTCTTATTTGAAGAAGAAGTACTACGGATAGGTAATTCGTTACTTGGTTGTTGGGATATGCGACAACCACCATAAACGATTAGGAGGATTCATGATTCATGGAGAATTCTGCACAAAATTTAAGAGAGCAAATTTTGCGACTATCTGCGGAATACTACGCGCAAACTTGGCCTGAGAGAACGTTTGAAGCAGGGACTGACTATGTTCCTGTGAGTGGTAAGGTATTTGATCATGAGGAATTGTCCTTTTTGATCGACTCGTCCATGGATTTCTGGCTGACAGCGGGTCGTTATGCAAGTCAATTCGAGAGGAAGTTCTCTCAATTTATGAATCATCGATTTACGCTCTTGACTAATTCTGGCTCTAGCGCGAATCTGTTGGCATTGTCAGCATTAACATCTCCATCTTTAGGGGAGAGACAGCTTCGTCCAGGTGATGAGGTCATTACAGTTGCAGCTGGATTTCCCACCACGGTGAATCCAATCATTCAGCATGGACTCGTGCCTGTCTTCCTAGATGTGGATATTCCGACTTACAATATGGATGTTAAGCGACTAGAAGAGGCTGTTAGTGAGAAGACAAAGGCGATTATGGTCGCTCATACATTGGGAAATCCATTCTGCATTGATATGGTGAAGAAGTTCGCAGATAAGTATCATTTATGGCTGATTGAAGATACCTGTGATGCGGTTGGATCTTTATATAAAGGGCAACAGGTTGGATCATTTGGGGATTTGGCCACGGTGAGTTTTTACCCTGCACATCATATTACAATGGGAGAAGGTGGGGCTGTACTAACTTCAAAGCCACGTCTTAGAAAGATTGTAGAGTCTTTCCGTGATTGGGGGCGCGATTGTTGGTGTGAGCCTGGGAAAGATAATACATGTGGAAAAAGGTTCGATTGGAAGTTGGGTGATCTGCCAGAGGGTTATGATCACAAATATACGTATAGTCATATCGGATATAACTTGAAGGTTACGGACATGCAAGCCGCTATTGGTCTAGCACAGCTTAATAAGCTACCTGAGTTTATAGCCATAAGAAAACGAAATTTCAACTTTTTAAAAGAAGCACTACGGCCTTTAGAGGATGTACTTGTTTTACCTGAGGCGACACAGGACAGTGACCCTAGTTGGTTTGGTTTTCCAATGACTGTAAGAGAAAATGCTCCACTATCTCGTAATGAGCTCGTGCGAGCGTTAGAGCAGCAGCGGATCGGTACAAGATTGCTCTTTGCTGGGAATTTACTACGACAACCTGCATACAAGAACGTATCTC
The nucleotide sequence above comes from Paenibacillus sp. IHBB 10380. Encoded proteins:
- a CDS encoding NAD-dependent protein deacylase → MQKIETLASWIQESERIVFFGGAGTSTESGIPDFRSAAGLYQSEQHSPYPPEEMLSHHFFVERPEVFYDFYRTKMIHKDAKPNTCHHLLATLEQRGQLKSIITQNIDGLHQKAGSSRVLELHGSIHRNYCMGCAHFYDLDTIIESVDLVPRCTSCNSVIKPDVVLYEESLDQTILYEAMEAISSADLIIVGGTSLTVQPAAQLVSYYQGNRSVLLNIDATPYDHRADLHISHKIGEVMDQVSRILGQ
- a CDS encoding glycosyltransferase, with the protein product MVFITEQLAARFYRFGTHTYVQEGGQFVYPEEVSIGSNVFIRAHYWFNIISPGIGPSPKILIGDGCQCNLGLIISAVNHVELEANVLIGPNVYLSDTDHQYREVGIPIHSQGITTTTASIIIGEGAWVGANAVIVGNVTIGKGSVVSANSVVVRDVPDYCVVGGSPARLLKVYDPGSSEWVRVRDLEEANHLLNKRRDQPLLSICIPTYNRAEDLARCLESIYSQIGNTDLIEVRISDNASTDTTQEVVERYQASYTNLFYERNQDNIGADSNILHVLEQGKGKFIKIQGDDDFYVAGSLIPLLHILHTHKDCAVFHIDLLGEGGQVKVETGEGLASYLTASSIYASFISGTILRREDWGLLHDRTLFLDSSFNQIYWQYTLLEHNPKFCIIHSHMFTYAGNESTGYNFGRVFIDSYQRILQNFIGRGLTEQDIRTDKRRVLYDFILPQYARFTARGAGAMLERFEHYFTEYYQNEEYYEEALKQIRAILPNR
- a CDS encoding acyltransferase family protein, encoding MDNTLEKRGETYFLNLRFLLIVTVFVGNAIEPLIKEMTGVHQLFLWILTFHMPLFVLVTGYFSKAKLHGTIGREILIQICIQYVIFQSLYSLLDITIFHMGSITHSFFAPYLLLWFLVSHFFWRLLTLAMYKLSPIHQIIISLILGVMVGYLQLDGVWLSVSRTFVYLPFFLIGHYLNFEKFLNFFTFEKRLGAAFVSMGIFVILGLWGLNLPEGWLFGSMTYMQLESYGWFSGVFRIALYLLQFISAAAFLAWVPMYASRITELGRRTLYVFLLHGFIIRLAYSSGLYQHIQRPLDAVVLILSAVILTILLAQPAVRFVAHPIIEPSIHWVSSLERRGFNRS
- the rfbH gene encoding lipopolysaccharide biosynthesis protein RfbH, whose protein sequence is MENSAQNLREQILRLSAEYYAQTWPERTFEAGTDYVPVSGKVFDHEELSFLIDSSMDFWLTAGRYASQFERKFSQFMNHRFTLLTNSGSSANLLALSALTSPSLGERQLRPGDEVITVAAGFPTTVNPIIQHGLVPVFLDVDIPTYNMDVKRLEEAVSEKTKAIMVAHTLGNPFCIDMVKKFADKYHLWLIEDTCDAVGSLYKGQQVGSFGDLATVSFYPAHHITMGEGGAVLTSKPRLRKIVESFRDWGRDCWCEPGKDNTCGKRFDWKLGDLPEGYDHKYTYSHIGYNLKVTDMQAAIGLAQLNKLPEFIAIRKRNFNFLKEALRPLEDVLVLPEATQDSDPSWFGFPMTVRENAPLSRNELVRALEQQRIGTRLLFAGNLLRQPAYKNVSHRVVGDLTNTDIIMRQTFWIGVYPGLTQEMLQYVVDVLHKLLRGRSST
- a CDS encoding HAD family hydrolase — translated: MPILHAGIHRVSCEGILFDKDGTLFDFMTLWGGWADSVLQRMEEKLTLIGAEYTGDKQFILGTVHNETGKLYNYDTKGPLAMATTEETIGILAWQLYHAGVPWNEATMEASYICKSAMEDVKQRKPAHPMPGLLNFLLHCRDSSLKIGVVTSDDTSSAIEQLQWIGLKDFFQVIIGRDQVSQSKPHPEMVEKAGIILGLRPEQMVLIGDSNGDMQMAKNAGISLAIGITNRSDGEDYLLDADVLITSYDELQLK